GTAATTAATGTCTATTCTATCCTTTTGGGCACAATAAACTAGGACAGCCTTATTTCTATCCTCAGTACTATTCCAAAATTTCCACGCTTCCAAATAAGTTAATATCACCTCTTCTGGAGGAATAATGTAAACGTGATAAGAGTCAACTTGTATCTTAAGTGGAGGTTTGCTTTTATTATAAACGTTACCAACTATATCAATCCCCTTTTCCGATATTTCCCTTATTTTAGGTAAATATATTCTTAGTCCAAAATCCGATATTTCCTTTAGCAAATCTCGCACTAAGTTTTCTGCCACACCTTCTATTATCACATCTACATCTCCTGTTCTATAGCTTCTACCAGAATACAATTCTGCAGCAAAACCACCAACAATAATAATCCTACCTAGACCCTTATCTTCCAAAAGAGTATTTAAAATTGCCAAAAACTTCAAGAAACGATCGGTCTCACTACCTTTTAATTCACTTATTCTTGAAAGTAATTCCCTAAGCAACCAGTCTTGTAATATATTACATCACCTTCTATTTTCCAGCAGCCCAACTCTTCGAGCAATTTCATGTTTTCTTCTCCCAACTTAGCCAGTCTCTTTAAATCTTCCTCACTAATCTTACTACCTCTAGGTCTCGGTCTGTTCTCCAATAACTTTATTACTATTTTTGGATCTACCACACGATTACCTATTGCCTATGCTAATTAAAGTTTTGTTAAAGTAAGCAATGGAGACATTTCAATTAGCTTAGAAAATCTAGCTTAGAATATTATAGGAAAATCTATTTTATTTTAAGTGGTTAATGACTTTATGGATAGTGTCGTCATTTGCATATAAATTTATTAGATGGCTTTCTTTATAAAGAGTATAAATATTGAACTAATATATTACTATGTGATAAAAATTTATAGAAATATAAATAGCTTAGTGACGACACTATGACTTTATGGGACTATTTTATTTATTAATAAAATTATTATTCAACAGTTTTAATAACCTAGAATTAAATAATATACATTCTATCTTTAATTGACGATATATTAAATCCTAAAATTAGGAATAAACTTTGAAGTAGCTATTCTTCAGATTATATTTTATAGTTTAGCTTAGCATAAAATTTTATTACCTATTAAGATATTTGGGAGAAATTAAATTTAAATTCCAAAAGTAATTGAAATTAGAGTGATTTAAGGCTCCTATATAAGGAGCTGGTCTCGTAAATTTCACGAAGAAGAAAAGGAATTAGAGGACTAAGTAACTAGTAGTGATTAAAAATAATTTTAGTTGCGATAAAAGCCGACTCTGCTTTTTAAAATCTCTAAATTATATTTTGTTTGTGGAGGAGTTAATTAAGAGGGCTAAAGAATACAACATTGATGTTAACGACTTAATAATTGACGCAATTTCTAGGAAAGATCCTAAAGAAGCGTTCAATTTAAGGATAGAATTGGCAAAGAAATATTTTGCTGAGGCAGAGGACTATTTAGCTAAAGGAGACGCAATTCAAGCTTCAGAAAAGGCTTATGAGACTGCTGAAGAGATAGTTAAAGCCTTAGCAGAGAAGTTTAACACACCAGAATGTCAACAGGCAATGAGAGAGGGAAGATGGTTTACGTACTGGTTAGCTTCAGCAGTAAATAGACTTTCTAAGGATTTAGGGGATTGGGTTTTAAACGGCTGGAATTCGGCTTATACTCTTCACGTCTGGGGGTTTCATGAGGCCTAAGCTTTCAGTGACAGATATCACAGAATACTTTAGGAAAGTTAAGGAGATGTTGGATAATGCAATAAAAATGAGTTAAATTTAACAAAAATTATCTAAAATATGTAAGCCTCAACTCCTAATTAGTTTTGAAATTATTCTTGGTTTTATATTTTAAATTAAATAGAAAACATTCTAAGAATTTTAATATTAAATCTTTGTTTGGTCTTCTCAACTAGTATCTTAATGTCTTTCTTATAATTCTCTATTAAATCTTTATCCATACATTTCCTTGCAGTAAAAAGTGTTACGGCTGATGTCCACATATCTATTATATTATCTCCAAGCTTATGAGACAGCTGTTAATGCATCATTAATGTCTTAAAATCCCACCCGTACTCTTCTGCCTCCTTTATTATTTCTTTGAGGAGTTTTATAGCTTCTTCGTCAGCCTTATAATATTTTTCACAAGCTTAAACGAGACCGCCTTTAGCTAAAAGCTTCTCAGCCTATTCATAATATATTTCTGCACCAATACTTATGATTGAATAAACATTATAAAGCATACTTTTAACTCTTTCTTACTTACGTTTTAAATGAGTGTAGCATAGTATCGTCATTAGGGTATAGTATAAATTTATTAATTAATGAAAATCTCTATATAGAGAAGACGCTAAGAAAAGATTTTATATATCCTAATGTAAATATAGAAATATAAATAGCTTAATGACGACATTATGTCCACACTCACGATTTACCTAATAAATACAAAAATATATTTGTTAGTGCAAAAAGAGCTATGTGTTTAAGTTACAGTATCCTAAAACCCAAGTTATCTACGGTAATGATGCTCTCGAGTGGTTAAGCAGTGTAAAAAGTAGTAAAGTAGCTATAGTTACAACTAGAAGTTTACTGAATAGTAAACTATTATCAAACATATTAAGCTTAATTAAGGGTGATGTTATTGAAGGACCCAGACAACATACCCCAGAAGAGGATGTAGATAAATTAGCCAGAGCTCTCTCAAATTACGATACTGTTATAGGTTTGGGTGGGGGGAGTATAATTGATGGTATAAAAATAACCTTTCGGGGATATTATATAGCAGTACCTACAACATTTGCTGGAGCAGAGCATACGCAATCTGGAGGTTTTACGTCAGAAGGGTTAAAGAAAAGTAAAATTGGAAAGGATATTGATGTGATAATTTTAGACCCAAGGGCTACATTAGAGACTCCTAAATGGTTACTTTTAGCGTCTGGAGTTAGGGCTATAGATCACGCAATAGAAGCCTTATATTCCAAAGATTCAAATCCATTTACAGATTCATTAGCAATTGAGGGATTTAAGAAATTAATAAGATGTTTAAAAGATCTGGATTCACTAGAGAATAGAGGATTATGTCAAATTGGAGCTTGGTTATCTTCACTAACAATGAGATATGTAAGGATGGGAATAAGTCATGTCTTTGGATACGTATATGGTCCAAGATATAACATTCCGCATGGTATCACTTCTTGTATTTCTCTTCCTCATGCAATAAAGCTAAACTATGAAATTGCTAAAAATAAATTACGAGAAATCGAAATTAATGATACTCCTTTATATGAATTTATGGAAAGATTTTTGGCTAGTTTAGGTATAAGGAAAAAACTCAGTGAATATGCTAAGCTAGAAGATGCCTTAAGGTACGTTGATGTATTTGTGAATTTAGTTAATAATAGTGGCAATCCAATAAAAATTGATATTGAAACTGCTAAGAAATTCATTGATGAGGTTTACTAATTAAAGAAGGAAAAAGTTAAACTATCTATTGTTGTTTATAATCTTTTATGTGAACTACGAAAGGTAATTCTTTGACTTTTCTAATTAGGTTTTCATCAGCAGTATAAACTTTATCATTTAGAACCTTACCCAATGCTATATAGGCGGCGTCATATATTGTTATACCGTATCTAAGAGATAAGGAAACCATTTCGTCTAACATGTCCTCGAAGCCATAAAGTGTTATCTGAAAATCGGATAAAATTTTACCTACTTCTTCCAGTTCTTTTTCTCCCAGACTATAAGTATATTTTAATCCGTTTAGCACTTCAAAGGGGAGAATACAAGGTGCAGATAAATCCTCTAAACCTTTCACATATGCCTCCTTAAGAATTAAGGCTTCTTTACTATAATTTTCATTAGCAAACCATTTTATTACAACTGAAGCATCTATAACTGCCAATTCTTATCTCTCCATTCTCTTATAATTTCTTCCGAACTCTTACCGCCATAATTTAAGAAGAATTCATAAGATTTGACTGAGGCTTCTGCAATTCTCTTATAATCTTTTCTTTTCCCTTTCTTTTTCTTCTCTTCCTCCTCAATTACCTCTTCTATCTTCCTCCTTATTATTTCACTCCAATTTATATAACTCAATTCGTCCATCTTTTTCTTTAACTTCTCATCGATTCTTATACTAATTACTGGCATATGTAAAGAATCGAATTCGTATATTATAAGATTTACGCCCATGTAATAAATGTATTACAGATATTTTACCACATCAATAGCTTTTAATGATATCGTAGAGAGAGACTCTATCTAGTGTAACTCTTTGGATAGCAAATGTATGTTGTATATTATTTTTTTATTAGAAATAGTCTAATATCATTTACAAAATTTTGGTGTCTTCCATAGTTCATTAAATTTTTATCAAAGCAGATTTTTTGGAACATTCTTTTAAATTTGAGAAAAAATGATGAGTTTAACTTCTGATGAAAAAACACTATGCAAAATAGTATACAAAGTAAACTTTATATACATAAGTTCTGATTTCTTTCATGTGACTGAAGTTATAAGAGTTAGTAAGGATGTGAAAGATAAATTAGTTAAAATTGCAGCTGAGTTGCAATTAAGTAAAGGTAAAAAGGTTAGTTTAAATGAGGCTATAGGATATTTAATAACTTTTTATGAGGAGAATAAAAGAAGTAAAAAAGATTCGCAGTTATTGATATCTCTTTTAGGTTCTGCTAAAGGGATTAGGGAAGAATTTGAGAGGTCTAGGATAGAAGATGAGAGTAGTAGTTGATACTGGAGTATTGGTTGAGGTTTTAGAAGGCTCTGAACTCGGAGAGAAATTTATCCAGTTAGTCAGTAGAGGGAAATTAGAACCTATAATCACTAATTTAACTCTAATTGAGTTAACTTATGTTATATGTAGAAGATATGGGACGGATAAAGCCAGAGAACTAATTATGAAACTTTTAGATTCAGGTTATTTCAAGTTAGTTAACGCATTAGATTTTGCCGACGAGATTGTTAAAGTAAAGTGTAATAATTCTCTTTCTATAATTGATGCGTCAGTTATTGCTACGGCTAAGGGGCTCGGGATTACTGCATTGTTTAAAATGGAAAAAGAGTTAAAAGATAAAAAAATAGATAATTTAATATTTATTGAAAATCTTATTAATATTTAATTTAGAAATAGTCTACTTAATTCAAATTATAACTAGAAAATAAGAACTTGTTAACCTTCATCGTGTGATCTCATCATTCCAGAACATCTTAAAGAAGAGTATTGACGACAAAACTACTGGAATTACTAGTAAAGTAATTGCTAATGTTAAGCCTATGAAGATTGCTATAAAACCAATAATAGCTGGAACTAAAAGGAATAATATATTGTTATACGCTAAGAAGTAGGAGTTTACAGCGTTTCTTTCTTCTATCCTTGTAGCCCTACTTATCATTATTGTAGACATCGGGAATATTGAACCGTGAGGAATTCCTAATAGTGCTATTACGACTAGAAACAGAGAGTATGAAGGTGCATATAGTATACCTATTAGACCAGCTATGGTAATAAGTATTGAAACTAATAACGGTAGTCTTAAATCCCTAAATGGTCTTATAGTCATTGACAACCTAGTTAAAAATGATATAATATAGAAAGGTAAAAAGACAGAGTAAGCCTCAAAGTTAGATAAGTCAAACCTTTCTTTTGCTAAAATTGCTAAGAATGTTGTAAATGCTGCAAACGGTACATTATAGGTAGTTATTGATAAAATAGATGCAATTAATCCCTTATTTTTAAGCACAGAAATTCCAGATTCTTCTCTTTTTACATCAGGGAATTTTATGTTAAAGGAAATTATTGTTCCTAGGATAGCTAATGGTAAGAACCAAAGGAAAATTTGTCTGTAGTTAAACATTGTCAATAAGTAAGACTCCAGAGCTGGGCCTATTATTAGACTTAGGCTTAAACTTGTAGAATAAAGCGATAATAATCTCTCTGCCGATCTCCTATCCTTTGTTAAACTAGCTGCTGTGACGAGGTTTGGCATTATAAAGCCAAAAACTAAACCGGCTAATGCTGAAATAATCCAAATAGTTATAACGTTTGAATAACTAAATAAGATTAATGAGAGTGCTATTATTACATTAGAAGCTATAAACACTTTTCTTCTAAATTGTGCGTTTAATCTAGGATTAAGATAAGATGTTGAAAGAAAAGTAAAGGCGAACATGACTGTGGATAAAAGTCCAACTATAGAATCTGGTAAAGAGAGAACATATTTTCCCAGAAGTGGTACTGTTGTGGTTACCATATTGTTTACTGATCTTGCTGATACTGTCATAAGGACTAAAATAATCGAAGCTAAGATCAAGCTATTTCTATTTTCAGTCATTGCAAAACTTAATTGTTGGGTGTCAAATTTAAGCTTTAATTATTACTTTTTAAAATTTTTTAAAACATAATGAAGTTTTATCATTAATGATAGTATGAGTGGAACTCACTAGGATTCTCACTCATGTTTTTTATTTCCCGTTATAATGAGTAATCGTGCCACTGATAGTATTTGTAGTTATCTTAGCATTGGCAATATCCCACGCATTTGAACCAGATCATATAGTAACATTAAGATTGATGAAAACTAGGAGGGACTATGCAGTATTTGGTCTCTCCCACGGAATCGGTTTTGCATCGATAGCATTACCCCTCGTAATTATACTTTCAATAATTCCAGAATTGGAACTAATTGGTGATCTTATAGGATTAGGGTTTTCTGTAGTTTTACTTTACGGAGAGATAGTAGGAAAAGAATTCGAATTTAATGTGTCAAAGTCTTTAGGATCTGGCATACTTCAAGGGGCTTTTGCTATAACTCCTTCAAAGCTTGTTGTTGCAGTGTTAGCTTCAGAAGTAGGTCTTCTCCTAGGGTTAACCTATATAGTTTTATTCGTGATAGTATCATCTTTGACAATCTTTTTAGTGGGCTTTCTTTTATCCTATATAAATGTTAAAAAGGATTTGAGTAGGATAATTAATATCTGTATAGCTCTCGTTACAATTATTTATATCCTGCTGAGTATACTAAAAATATGAGCTCAATTCAAATTGTATACGAGCCCTACAAAAAGATTATAGTTCATGAGATAATTGAATTTTCTTTTGAAGATTTGATTTCTGAAGTTTTAATGCAAGCTAGAGCTTTAGGAGGGACGTCAATACCAACAATAAATTGGTGTAACGGTATAGCATTTATAGTAACTCCATTTCCACCTACAGAAGATATTGTTAAGGAAATGTTAGCTGGAAATATACATTATGCTGGAGTACTATTCGCAAAAAAAGATAATTTTGAACCAGAAATTAGAGGTAATTTTGGGGTAGTCAGATTAGTAAATAGGTGTAATAACCCGAATTATAAGAAGTTAGCAGAATATTTAAAGTCATTCTCTAGATGAATACCACCAGCAATACACTTCATTCCTATTAATTATAACTTTAGGTGGGAATGAGGTAACGCATGTTCTAAATAATTTTCTATCCTTTTTTGCAAAAGTACAATAATCATGAAAAGGACAACCTCTAAAAGCCGGCTCACCTATGTAATTAACTTCTATCTTTTCTCCCTTTTTACCGATATTCAGAGTAGAGTTCTTTAACGCAAGTGTATAAGGATGGTAAAACTCAGAACTATTCGTAGAATATTCTAATAGTCTTCCGCCATAAATTACATATATTCTATCACATACATTTATATAATCGAGATCACTAAAGAAAAATAAGATTTTAAAATCTAATAGATTTGATATTTTAATTATCTCCTTTATAGCTAAATTTTTCAATTGTTCCTCAAAAGTCTCCATGAAGTTTTCTACTATTAGAAGCTCTGTTTCACCAAATGCAACCTGAGCTAGTTCTACTTTAAACTTTTCAAACTCAGATAATTCTTCTAATTTAGCATTTTCATCTAAGTCTAAAAGGGAAAGAATAAATTGAGATCTTTTACCAAATCTTTTCTCATAAAGGTTGTATACCTCAGAGACTTTTAAGGGAATGTTAATTCTGTCTCTAGGAATTATCCTAACCTTTCTTGTATCTGTCTTTTTTAGCAATATTTCTTCTATTTCCTCTTTATCCTTTCCAGAATTCCCAATTATGCAACTTATTTTATGTATTTCTAAATCTATGTTTGAAATGAACTTCCCAGATATATTTTGTATTACCATGGGAATCCCAAACATTTTAACCTTCTACCTCCTAGATCAACTAGCTTTGGAGTAATGTTTTTACAATTGAGAGTTGAAAACCTACAATTTTCACTATATATACATCCTTTCCCAATTAGGTTTTTTCCTTTCAATTCACCTCTAATTAAATCTATTGTATACGGATGATAAGGATATTCAATCACATTGTATCCCTCTTCTACTATTTCACCCCTATAAAGAACTACAACATAGTCAGTTAATCTAGATATAACTGCTGGATCGTTATCAAAAACAATAAGTTTCATATTGAATGTCTCTTTTAAATCCAAAATAGAGTTAATTAGAAGTTCTATTTCTAAAGTGCTTAAATTATATTCAATATCATCTATGAAGATATATTCTGGTTCAAGAAATGAAGCTAATGCTAATGCTGTCTTCTTTAATTCTAATGGTTTTAACTGATTCGGATAAGAGAAAAGTACCTCTTTCTTCATGCCCAATATTTTTAAAATCTCTTCAGCAGTCTCTAAAATAGCCTCTTCATTTTCAATTCCATGGCTTATCCCAATTTCAATAAAGTGTGATGCTATATCGTAGATCGGATTAAATAATTTCATTGGATCATAAAATATAACAGAAATTTTAGTCCAATATATCTCTTCATTGTATCTTGTAATATCTATGTCATCTAAGAGAATTCGTCCACTAAAATCTTTTGTCAACTTAAAAGTAGCATTTATTATTTCTTCCTTACCACTATCCCTTTGTCCTAATATTCCAGAATCTTCTTTAATCTCAAGTGAGAAACAGTTTAACTTTCCTTTTACGCTTAAACATTCGTACTTTAACATTTTTAAATCCTCCTTATTTCATCGGCTAATAATTGAAGTAGGATAAGTATAATACCCCTAAATATTGCTGGTATAAGAAACAGCCACCAGTCTGGAATTAAGTGTGATGCCGTATTAAGTAATGTAGTCAGAGTCGGATATCTCGGATCACCAACACCTCCAATAACACCCATAGCTGTGTAAGTAGATATTCCGTCTATAGCTGAAGGTATAATTAATTGAATGGTCTGCTTTACTCCCAAAACGTGAAAACCTATTCTTATTGGAATCCTTTTAATTATTATCCTTAACGATTTCCCAATGGACTGAGTATAAATTACTTCAGCAATTTGTCTAGCAAAAAGGGGCCAACCAGTTAGGGCGACTACTATAGCGGTTACGAAAAAATTTGCTTTTAATGCTGTTCCAGTAGGTATGCCGTAAAACAATGCTATTGAAAGTAAGAAAGGTAATCTGGGTATAGAATTTATAGAGTCAGCAACTCTAACCATAGTAGTTCTTACTTTCCCTCCTATAATCCCTGCAATAACACCATAAGTTACTGATAGTAACGTCTCAAGTATGCCAACTATACTACCAAATACTAATGTGTTAACTATTGCAACGGCATTTACATTTATCATATTTTCTCCATTGATATAAGTACCTAAAGGGTATGAGGGATTAGGTGGTGTTAATGGTTTCCCTTTAGGTAATTGATAAAAGTCAAGGAATATACTTAAAGTTACAATAGAAATAAATAGTCCTAACAATACGTAAAGTCTAATCATTACCTAGTCACCCTTGGATCCATAACACCATAAATAATGTCAGTTATCAGATTAGATAACAGAGCAATAGTAGAATAGAGTACCATCACTCCTTCTACTATTTTATAGTCCCCATGAAATATGGCTATTTTTAATAACTCACCTAAACCTGGCCATAAGAATATTCCTTCAACTAGCATTTCAGCAAGTAACATTTCAATAAATGCTGAGGATATTGATGATAACATTACTACCGTCACATTACCTAGTAAATGCCTATAAATTAGGATGGTTTCTTTTAATCCCTTGTAATTAGCTGGAATACTTTTTACATTAGATAGAAGTCTATTACTAAATATTCCTACATAGGGGAAAAATAAGGATATGAGTGGCATGAATAAATACGGGAATATATTCTCTTTTGGAGTACCATAAGGGAAAATGTCGAGGAAGAAATGTAAAAGGTAAATTACTATTATTGATAGTACCCATGATGCTAATGCGGTACCAATGTATTTCCATTTATCAATAATATTTCTTAGCCTCCTATTGGTCAAACTATAAATTGAAAGAAATGCACTTAAATATACAGTTAGTGCAAAGGAGATTCCTAGAAGTAAAGAAGTATAAGCTAAGGCTGTTAAAACTAGGCTAGTAACTGAAATTCCAAAATATGAACTGTTACCTAAATTAAATAAACTCATGTCATAAATAGTTTTTATTATATTTCTTCCATGAAGCGATTCGAGTATAATAACTACAGTTATTACTAGAATAATAGAGATTAGGAAGCTGGAAAATCTTTTGAGCACGTATCTATATAAGGAACCTCCTACAGCGTAACCTTTTGTTAGCTCTTCTCCTAGTATTCTTGATTGGAAGAATAAAGTTGTTCCTTTAAATCCAATAAATGAGGCTGTTAATACTAAAAAAAGGGAAAATGGAGAAAGATATGCATATGGTTGTATATAACCATGTACAATATACACGTATCTTGTCGTTGTATTAAAATGATATATGGTAACATTCTTTAGAAATATAGTCTCATTGAAGGTAATTATTGTAGCGTTCGGATTTCCATATACTAACACACTCCAATAATAGTCTTGCCATCCTGGTTGTGGATAAGCGATATTACTCTCATTATAATAAAAGAGCATAATTTGTTTAGATTCTATCGAAATAAACGAAATAATTAAACCTAGTATTAAGAGAATTATAGAAATATAAAGTAAATATGAGCTTTTCACAAAAAAGGGTTCAACAGTATGCTTAAATATTTATCTAAGATCAAATGCTTAGATACTTCTCTCTTAAATACTTAAGCAAATCATTAGGATCGTAAGTTTTTCCAAAAGCTCTTATTAGTAACTCCTTAGGAGAATAAGTAGCACCGTACTTACATATTTTTTCACGTAACCATGATTTAACATTATCAAAATTTCCTTGGGATATATCATCTTTCAAGTTCTTATAAGAAGAATATATCATTCCAGCTACTACATTACCTAAAGTATATGTAGGGAAGTAACCTATTGACCCTTGAGACCAATGAATATCTTGTAAGATACCTTCACCATCATTTTTTGGTCTAATTCCTAAGTATTTTTCCATGAAATCATTCCATATTTCTGGTAATTCCTCAACTTTAATATCTTCGTTCAATAGCTTCTTCTCAATCTCATATCTTAACGCT
The sequence above is drawn from the Sulfurisphaera tokodaii str. 7 genome and encodes:
- a CDS encoding ABC transporter permease subunit yields the protein MKSSYLLYISIILLILGLIISFISIESKQIMLFYYNESNIAYPQPGWQDYYWSVLVYGNPNATIITFNETIFLKNVTIYHFNTTTRYVYIVHGYIQPYAYLSPFSLFLVLTASFIGFKGTTLFFQSRILGEELTKGYAVGGSLYRYVLKRFSSFLISIILVITVVIILESLHGRNIIKTIYDMSLFNLGNSSYFGISVTSLVLTALAYTSLLLGISFALTVYLSAFLSIYSLTNRRLRNIIDKWKYIGTALASWVLSIIVIYLLHFFLDIFPYGTPKENIFPYLFMPLISLFFPYVGIFSNRLLSNVKSIPANYKGLKETILIYRHLLGNVTVVMLSSISSAFIEMLLAEMLVEGIFLWPGLGELLKIAIFHGDYKIVEGVMVLYSTIALLSNLITDIIYGVMDPRVTR
- a CDS encoding MFS transporter, with the protein product MTENRNSLILASIILVLMTVSARSVNNMVTTTVPLLGKYVLSLPDSIVGLLSTVMFAFTFLSTSYLNPRLNAQFRRKVFIASNVIIALSLILFSYSNVITIWIISALAGLVFGFIMPNLVTAASLTKDRRSAERLLSLYSTSLSLSLIIGPALESYLLTMFNYRQIFLWFLPLAILGTIISFNIKFPDVKREESGISVLKNKGLIASILSITTYNVPFAAFTTFLAILAKERFDLSNFEAYSVFLPFYIISFLTRLSMTIRPFRDLRLPLLVSILITIAGLIGILYAPSYSLFLVVIALLGIPHGSIFPMSTIMISRATRIEERNAVNSYFLAYNNILFLLVPAIIGFIAIFIGLTLAITLLVIPVVLSSILFFKMFWNDEITR
- a CDS encoding type II toxin-antitoxin system VapC family toxin, with product MAVIDASVVIKWFANENYSKEALILKEAYVKGLEDLSAPCILPFEVLNGLKYTYSLGEKELEEVGKILSDFQITLYGFEDMLDEMVSLSLRYGITIYDAAYIALGKVLNDKVYTADENLIRKVKELPFVVHIKDYKQQ
- a CDS encoding ATP-binding cassette domain-containing protein — encoded protein: MLKYECLSVKGKLNCFSLEIKEDSGILGQRDSGKEEIINATFKLTKDFSGRILLDDIDITRYNEEIYWTKISVIFYDPMKLFNPIYDIASHFIEIGISHGIENEEAILETAEEILKILGMKKEVLFSYPNQLKPLELKKTALALASFLEPEYIFIDDIEYNLSTLEIELLINSILDLKETFNMKLIVFDNDPAVISRLTDYVVVLYRGEIVEEGYNVIEYPYHPYTIDLIRGELKGKNLIGKGCIYSENCRFSTLNCKNITPKLVDLGGRRLKCLGFPW
- a CDS encoding PIN domain-containing protein, which encodes MRVVVDTGVLVEVLEGSELGEKFIQLVSRGKLEPIITNLTLIELTYVICRRYGTDKARELIMKLLDSGYFKLVNALDFADEIVKVKCNNSLSIIDASVIATAKGLGITALFKMEKELKDKKIDNLIFIENLINI
- a CDS encoding iron-containing alcohol dehydrogenase, whose product is MFKLQYPKTQVIYGNDALEWLSSVKSSKVAIVTTRSLLNSKLLSNILSLIKGDVIEGPRQHTPEEDVDKLARALSNYDTVIGLGGGSIIDGIKITFRGYYIAVPTTFAGAEHTQSGGFTSEGLKKSKIGKDIDVIILDPRATLETPKWLLLASGVRAIDHAIEALYSKDSNPFTDSLAIEGFKKLIRCLKDLDSLENRGLCQIGAWLSSLTMRYVRMGISHVFGYVYGPRYNIPHGITSCISLPHAIKLNYEIAKNKLREIEINDTPLYEFMERFLASLGIRKKLSEYAKLEDALRYVDVFVNLVNNSGNPIKIDIETAKKFIDEVY